One Nicotiana tomentosiformis chromosome 4, ASM39032v3, whole genome shotgun sequence genomic window carries:
- the LOC104113210 gene encoding protein PELPK2-like, translated as MASSSNYSILFLIIALFSLSSITTTHAARSLLQLPNLPTIPSLPQPTMPQLPTIPNLPTAATLPPLPTLPTATPLPSLPTLPSVPKMTLPPMPAMNPIPNMPSLPNIPTIPTLPTLSPPPSN; from the coding sequence ATGGCTTCTTCTAGCAACTATTCAATCCTTTTCTTGATCATAGCATTATTTTCCTTATCAAGCATCACTACAACACATGCTGCTCGCAGCCTACTGCAACTTCCAAACTTGCCTACAATCCCATCATTGCCTCAGCCAACAATGCCACAGTTGCCCACTATTCCAAACTTGCCAACAGCAGCCACATTGCCACCATTGCCAACACTTCCAACAGCAACACCATTGCCTTCTTTGCCTACATTGCCCTCTGTTCCGAAGATGACTCTGCCACCAATGCCTGCTATGAATCCTATTCCCAACATGCCTTCACTTCCAAACATTCCAACTATTCCAACCTTGCCTACACTTTCACCTCCTCCATCCAATTGA